A window from Vigna angularis cultivar LongXiaoDou No.4 chromosome 7, ASM1680809v1, whole genome shotgun sequence encodes these proteins:
- the LOC108338190 gene encoding SNF2 domain-containing protein CLASSY 2 isoform X2, which produces MGNRKRRLDQIKHPFNSHPFEAVAFGSWQAVEFIKIEAGTMSIHFVDNHYMAMEKGPLSDIRIRSRKATLSDCSRFLRPGVDICVLSAPQQSNDSDAVVMDPVWMDAKISSVQRKPHDSECSCQFYVNFYVHQGSLGAELRTLNKEIKVIGIKQISILQKLDNIACEDQPYRWASSEDCSMISHTKLLLGKVLCDLSWLVVTSALKKISFCLRCLEEKLVYQILGRDTDSSSLNKDFHIDVVNFKTESGSLVPFVSQVATPIIKRIDHVQESHEDELLLSYYVEGLRRSKRRNVQPERYIGSVNVASEIDVGSFRNRPPVKIDTWKEEDDEELHIPLACLFGLQKNTPEGVNENHQKEASTCRELVMHKRRMTANQEVKSGENYHNEDPNRLAIVPLPDQDEPLLVEHCDDLYEKVTRSYGHESPEHYSKYYDLTSTRNKSKKNNDKLLAFETNNHPAKSDDVEKTDDLSLRYHYSYGVPKSKRKSLSGLDDLVDLGNKWEGIRSNKEVQKKKYHASYSRSRNHGEEKRYRYKDRTLNAAAYKDLINSYLKNINTKSTQEEPSITDQWKENNTTSSIGQKTETEKPDEEDAEEVSEMDMLWRELEVSLASCYLEEDSNAATVTETVEKPNQGCPHDFRMNEEIGIYCYRCGFVRTEIKYITPPFIQHSSWHQEEKHSAEEDSRTKVDEDDDLDLFPALESPKGPVSQENDNVWALIPELRTKLHAHQKKAFEFLWKNIAGSMEPRLMEAASKRIGGCVVSHTPGAGKTFLIIAFLVSYLKLFPGKRPLVLAPKTTLYTWYKEFIKWDIPIPVYLIHGRRTYRVFKQKSSPVVLPGVPKPTDDVKHVLDCLEKIQKWHSHPSVLIMGYTSFLTLMREDSKFAHRKYMAKVLRESPGILVLDEGHNPRSTKSRLRKALMKVQTKLRILLSGTLFQNNFCEYFNTLCLARPKFIHEVLKALDSKYRRKGKVAKKASHLLESRARKFFLDKIAKKIDSDKGRERQQGLKMLRNVTNGFIDVYEGGSSDGLPGLQIYTLLMNSTDTQHEILLKLHKKMAKCNGYPLELELMITLGSIHPWLVKTAVCAEKFFTSEQLMELEKCKFDLKLGSK; this is translated from the exons ATGGGGAACAGAAAAAGACGGTTAGATCAAATCAAGCATCCATTCAATTCTCACC CCTTTGAAGCAGTTGCCTTTGGATCATGGCAAGCTGTGGAGTTCATAAAGATTGAGGCAGGAACTATGTCTATACATTTTGTAGATAATCATTATATGGCTATGGAGAAAGGACCTTTGTCAGACATTCGGATAAGGTCAAGGAAAGCTACTTTATCTGATTGCTCCCGTTTTCTGCGACCTGGAGTTGACATATGTGTGCTATCTGCCCCTCAACAATCTAATGATTCAGATGCAGTTGTTATGGATCCT GTTTGGATGGATGCTAAAATAAGCTCTGTACAAAGAAAACCTCACGACTCTGAGTGCTCCTGTCAGTTTTATGTCAATTTCTATGTTCATCAAGGTTCACTTGGTGCAGAGCTAAGAACTCTTAACAAGGAGATTAAAGTTATTGGAATCAAACAAATATCCATTCTCCAAAAACTTGACAATATTGCCTGTGAAGATCAGCCCTATCGGTGGGCATCATCTGAGGACTGTTCCATGATATCACATACTAAATTACTTTTGGGCAAAGTGTTATGTGATCTTTCATGGTTAGTTGTTACCTCAGCTTTAAAGAAGATTTCATTTTGCCTGAGATGTCTAGAAGAAAAGCTAGTGTATCAAATTTTGGGAAGAGATACTGATAGCAGTTCATTGAATAAAGATTTTCACATTGATGTTGTGAATTTCAAAACAGAAAGTGGCAGTTTAGTACCCTTTGTTTCTCAAGTAGCTACACCTATAATTAAGAGGATTGATCACGTACAGGAATCCCATGAAGATGAACTATTGCTATCTTATTATGTTGAGGGCTTGCGGCGTTCTAAGCGTAGGAATGTACAACCAGAACGTTACATTGGTAGTGTTAATGTTGCTTCCGAGATTGATGTTGGTTCTTTCAGAAACAGACCACCAGTGAAGATAGACACATGGAAAGAAGAGGACGACGAAGAACTGCATATACCATTAGCATGCTTGTTTGGTTTGCAGAAGAACACTCCAGAAGGGGTTAATGAAAATCATCAAAAGGAGGCAAGCACCTGCCGGGAGCTTGTGATGCATAAGAGGAGAATGACTGCTAACCAGGAGGTAAAGTCAGGAGAAAATTATCATAATGAAGATCCAAATCGACTTGCTATTGTTCCTCTTCCCGATCAAGATGAACCGTTACTTGTTGAACATTGTGATGATTTATATGAAAAGGTTACTAGAAGTTATGGTCATGAATCCCCCGAACATTATTCCAAATATTATGATCTAACTAGTACCCGTAATAAATCGAAGAAGAACAATGATAAATTGTTAGCTTTTGAGACTAATAACCATCCTGCTAAATCAGATGATGTAGAAAAGACTGATGATTTGTCGTTGAGATATCATTATAGTTATGGTGTCCCCAAGTCAAAGAGGAAGAGTTTAAGTGGTTTAGATGATTTAGTAGATCTTGGAAATAAATGGGAAGGGATTAGATCCAATAAAGaagttcaaaagaaaaaatatcatgCATCGTATTCAAGAAGTAGAAATCATGGAGAAGAAAAAAGGTACAGATATAAAGACAGAACCTTAAATGCAGCTGCCTACAAGGATTTGATAAATTCGTACTTAAAGAATATTAATACAAAATCTACTCAAGAAGAACCATCTATTACTGACCAGTGGAAGGAAAACAATACAACTAGTAGCATTGGGCAAAAGACAGAAACAGAAAAGCCTGATGAAGAGGATGCAGAAGAAGTATCTGAAATGGATATGTTGTGGAGAGAACTGGAAGTGTCATTGGCGTCATGCTATCTAGAAGAG GATTCAAATGCTGCTACTGTCACTGAGACTGTGGAAAAGCCGAACCAAGGCTGTCCACATGATTTCAGAATGAATGAAGAAATTGGAATTTACTGCTATAGATGTGGCTTTGTGAGAACTGAGATCAAATATATTACGCCACCCTTT ATTCAACATTCTTCATGGCACCAAGAGGAGAAGCACAGTGCTGAAGAAGATTCACGAACAAAGGTTGATGAGGATGATGACTTGGATCTTTTCCCCGCCCTAGAATCCCCTAAGGGACCTGTGTCTCAAGAAAATGATAACGTTTGGGCATTGATTCCCGAACTTAGAACAAAATTGCATGCTCATCAGAAGAAAGCCTTTGAGTTTCTTTGGAAAAACATTGCAGGGTCAATGGAACCCAGACTTATGGAAGCAGCATCCAAAAGAATAGGTGGCTGTGTGGTATCTCATACTCCTGGTGCTGGAAAAACTTTTCTCATCATTGCTTTTCTTGTGAGCTACTTGAAGTTATTCCCAGGGAAGAGACCTCTTGTTCTTGCTCCAAAAACAACCCTCTATACTTGGTACAAAGAATTTATCAAGTGGGATATTCCTATACCAGTGTATCTGATTCATGGACGTAGAACATACCGGGTATTCAAGCAGAAATCATCACCAGTTGTTCTTCCTGGAGTTCCCAAGCCCACTGATGATGTCAAGCATGTTTTGGATTGCCTTGAGAAGATACAAAAGTGGCATTCACACCCGAGTGTTCTGATAATGGGTTATActtcatttttaacattgatgCGTGAGGATTCAAAGTTTGCACACAGAAAATACATGGCTAAAGTGCTGAGGGAAAGCCCGGGGATCTTGGTTCTGGATGAAGGGCACAACCCCAGAAGCACTAAATCAAGGCTGAGAAAGGCTCTGATGAAAGTTCAAACAAAATTGAGAATACTGCTTTCTGGTACATTGTTTCAGAACAATTTCTGTGAATACTTCAACACTCTGTGCTTGGCAAGACCAAAGTTCATTCATGAAGTACTGAAAGCATTAGACTCCAAATACAGAAGGAAAGGAAAAGTGGCGAAAAAGGCAAGTCATTTATTAGAGTCACGGGCCAGAAAATTCTTCTTAGACAAAATTGCCAAGAAGATTGACTCTGATAAAGGTAGGGAGAGGCAGCAGGGTCTAAAGATGTTGAGAAATGTGACAAATGGATTCATAGATGTTTATGAAGGTGGGAGCTCTGACGGTCTACCTGGTTTACAAATTTATACATTGTTAATGAATTCAACCGATACACAGCATGAAATTTTGCTTAAACTACACAAGAAAATGGCCAAGTGCAATGGTTACCCTCTGGAATTAGAGCTTATGATAACTCTTGGTTCAATACATCCCTGGCTGGTGAAAACAGCAGTGTGTGCTGAGAAGTTTTTCACTTCTGAGCAATTGATGGAGCTAGAAAAATGCAAATTTGACCTGAAACTAGGGTCCAAG TGA
- the LOC108338190 gene encoding SNF2 domain-containing protein CLASSY 2 isoform X1, whose protein sequence is MGNRKRRLDQIKHPFNSHPFEAVAFGSWQAVEFIKIEAGTMSIHFVDNHYMAMEKGPLSDIRIRSRKATLSDCSRFLRPGVDICVLSAPQQSNDSDAVVMDPVWMDAKISSVQRKPHDSECSCQFYVNFYVHQGSLGAELRTLNKEIKVIGIKQISILQKLDNIACEDQPYRWASSEDCSMISHTKLLLGKVLCDLSWLVVTSALKKISFCLRCLEEKLVYQILGRDTDSSSLNKDFHIDVVNFKTESGSLVPFVSQVATPIIKRIDHVQESHEDELLLSYYVEGLRRSKRRNVQPERYIGSVNVASEIDVGSFRNRPPVKIDTWKEEDDEELHIPLACLFGLQKNTPEGVNENHQKEASTCRELVMHKRRMTANQEVKSGENYHNEDPNRLAIVPLPDQDEPLLVEHCDDLYEKVTRSYGHESPEHYSKYYDLTSTRNKSKKNNDKLLAFETNNHPAKSDDVEKTDDLSLRYHYSYGVPKSKRKSLSGLDDLVDLGNKWEGIRSNKEVQKKKYHASYSRSRNHGEEKRYRYKDRTLNAAAYKDLINSYLKNINTKSTQEEPSITDQWKENNTTSSIGQKTETEKPDEEDAEEVSEMDMLWRELEVSLASCYLEEDSNAATVTETVEKPNQGCPHDFRMNEEIGIYCYRCGFVRTEIKYITPPFIQHSSWHQEEKHSAEEDSRTKVDEDDDLDLFPALESPKGPVSQENDNVWALIPELRTKLHAHQKKAFEFLWKNIAGSMEPRLMEAASKRIGGCVVSHTPGAGKTFLIIAFLVSYLKLFPGKRPLVLAPKTTLYTWYKEFIKWDIPIPVYLIHGRRTYRVFKQKSSPVVLPGVPKPTDDVKHVLDCLEKIQKWHSHPSVLIMGYTSFLTLMREDSKFAHRKYMAKVLRESPGILVLDEGHNPRSTKSRLRKALMKVQTKLRILLSGTLFQNNFCEYFNTLCLARPKFIHEVLKALDSKYRRKGKVAKKASHLLESRARKFFLDKIAKKIDSDKGRERQQGLKMLRNVTNGFIDVYEGGSSDGLPGLQIYTLLMNSTDTQHEILLKLHKKMAKCNGYPLELELMITLGSIHPWLVKTAVCAEKFFTSEQLMELEKCKFDLKLGSKVRFVLSLIYRVVKNEKVLIFCHNIAPVKLFVEYFEKYFGWLRGREVLVLTGELELFERGKVIDKFEEPGGVAKILLASITACAEGISLTAASRVIMLDSEWNPSKTKQAIARAFRPGQQKVVYVYQLLVTGSLEEDKYRRTTWKEWVSSMIFSEAFVEDPSQWQAEKIEDDILREMVAEDRSKSFHMIMKNEKASSTNK, encoded by the exons ATGGGGAACAGAAAAAGACGGTTAGATCAAATCAAGCATCCATTCAATTCTCACC CCTTTGAAGCAGTTGCCTTTGGATCATGGCAAGCTGTGGAGTTCATAAAGATTGAGGCAGGAACTATGTCTATACATTTTGTAGATAATCATTATATGGCTATGGAGAAAGGACCTTTGTCAGACATTCGGATAAGGTCAAGGAAAGCTACTTTATCTGATTGCTCCCGTTTTCTGCGACCTGGAGTTGACATATGTGTGCTATCTGCCCCTCAACAATCTAATGATTCAGATGCAGTTGTTATGGATCCT GTTTGGATGGATGCTAAAATAAGCTCTGTACAAAGAAAACCTCACGACTCTGAGTGCTCCTGTCAGTTTTATGTCAATTTCTATGTTCATCAAGGTTCACTTGGTGCAGAGCTAAGAACTCTTAACAAGGAGATTAAAGTTATTGGAATCAAACAAATATCCATTCTCCAAAAACTTGACAATATTGCCTGTGAAGATCAGCCCTATCGGTGGGCATCATCTGAGGACTGTTCCATGATATCACATACTAAATTACTTTTGGGCAAAGTGTTATGTGATCTTTCATGGTTAGTTGTTACCTCAGCTTTAAAGAAGATTTCATTTTGCCTGAGATGTCTAGAAGAAAAGCTAGTGTATCAAATTTTGGGAAGAGATACTGATAGCAGTTCATTGAATAAAGATTTTCACATTGATGTTGTGAATTTCAAAACAGAAAGTGGCAGTTTAGTACCCTTTGTTTCTCAAGTAGCTACACCTATAATTAAGAGGATTGATCACGTACAGGAATCCCATGAAGATGAACTATTGCTATCTTATTATGTTGAGGGCTTGCGGCGTTCTAAGCGTAGGAATGTACAACCAGAACGTTACATTGGTAGTGTTAATGTTGCTTCCGAGATTGATGTTGGTTCTTTCAGAAACAGACCACCAGTGAAGATAGACACATGGAAAGAAGAGGACGACGAAGAACTGCATATACCATTAGCATGCTTGTTTGGTTTGCAGAAGAACACTCCAGAAGGGGTTAATGAAAATCATCAAAAGGAGGCAAGCACCTGCCGGGAGCTTGTGATGCATAAGAGGAGAATGACTGCTAACCAGGAGGTAAAGTCAGGAGAAAATTATCATAATGAAGATCCAAATCGACTTGCTATTGTTCCTCTTCCCGATCAAGATGAACCGTTACTTGTTGAACATTGTGATGATTTATATGAAAAGGTTACTAGAAGTTATGGTCATGAATCCCCCGAACATTATTCCAAATATTATGATCTAACTAGTACCCGTAATAAATCGAAGAAGAACAATGATAAATTGTTAGCTTTTGAGACTAATAACCATCCTGCTAAATCAGATGATGTAGAAAAGACTGATGATTTGTCGTTGAGATATCATTATAGTTATGGTGTCCCCAAGTCAAAGAGGAAGAGTTTAAGTGGTTTAGATGATTTAGTAGATCTTGGAAATAAATGGGAAGGGATTAGATCCAATAAAGaagttcaaaagaaaaaatatcatgCATCGTATTCAAGAAGTAGAAATCATGGAGAAGAAAAAAGGTACAGATATAAAGACAGAACCTTAAATGCAGCTGCCTACAAGGATTTGATAAATTCGTACTTAAAGAATATTAATACAAAATCTACTCAAGAAGAACCATCTATTACTGACCAGTGGAAGGAAAACAATACAACTAGTAGCATTGGGCAAAAGACAGAAACAGAAAAGCCTGATGAAGAGGATGCAGAAGAAGTATCTGAAATGGATATGTTGTGGAGAGAACTGGAAGTGTCATTGGCGTCATGCTATCTAGAAGAG GATTCAAATGCTGCTACTGTCACTGAGACTGTGGAAAAGCCGAACCAAGGCTGTCCACATGATTTCAGAATGAATGAAGAAATTGGAATTTACTGCTATAGATGTGGCTTTGTGAGAACTGAGATCAAATATATTACGCCACCCTTT ATTCAACATTCTTCATGGCACCAAGAGGAGAAGCACAGTGCTGAAGAAGATTCACGAACAAAGGTTGATGAGGATGATGACTTGGATCTTTTCCCCGCCCTAGAATCCCCTAAGGGACCTGTGTCTCAAGAAAATGATAACGTTTGGGCATTGATTCCCGAACTTAGAACAAAATTGCATGCTCATCAGAAGAAAGCCTTTGAGTTTCTTTGGAAAAACATTGCAGGGTCAATGGAACCCAGACTTATGGAAGCAGCATCCAAAAGAATAGGTGGCTGTGTGGTATCTCATACTCCTGGTGCTGGAAAAACTTTTCTCATCATTGCTTTTCTTGTGAGCTACTTGAAGTTATTCCCAGGGAAGAGACCTCTTGTTCTTGCTCCAAAAACAACCCTCTATACTTGGTACAAAGAATTTATCAAGTGGGATATTCCTATACCAGTGTATCTGATTCATGGACGTAGAACATACCGGGTATTCAAGCAGAAATCATCACCAGTTGTTCTTCCTGGAGTTCCCAAGCCCACTGATGATGTCAAGCATGTTTTGGATTGCCTTGAGAAGATACAAAAGTGGCATTCACACCCGAGTGTTCTGATAATGGGTTATActtcatttttaacattgatgCGTGAGGATTCAAAGTTTGCACACAGAAAATACATGGCTAAAGTGCTGAGGGAAAGCCCGGGGATCTTGGTTCTGGATGAAGGGCACAACCCCAGAAGCACTAAATCAAGGCTGAGAAAGGCTCTGATGAAAGTTCAAACAAAATTGAGAATACTGCTTTCTGGTACATTGTTTCAGAACAATTTCTGTGAATACTTCAACACTCTGTGCTTGGCAAGACCAAAGTTCATTCATGAAGTACTGAAAGCATTAGACTCCAAATACAGAAGGAAAGGAAAAGTGGCGAAAAAGGCAAGTCATTTATTAGAGTCACGGGCCAGAAAATTCTTCTTAGACAAAATTGCCAAGAAGATTGACTCTGATAAAGGTAGGGAGAGGCAGCAGGGTCTAAAGATGTTGAGAAATGTGACAAATGGATTCATAGATGTTTATGAAGGTGGGAGCTCTGACGGTCTACCTGGTTTACAAATTTATACATTGTTAATGAATTCAACCGATACACAGCATGAAATTTTGCTTAAACTACACAAGAAAATGGCCAAGTGCAATGGTTACCCTCTGGAATTAGAGCTTATGATAACTCTTGGTTCAATACATCCCTGGCTGGTGAAAACAGCAGTGTGTGCTGAGAAGTTTTTCACTTCTGAGCAATTGATGGAGCTAGAAAAATGCAAATTTGACCTGAAACTAGGGTCCAAGGTAAGATTTGTTTTGAGCCTTATCTACCGTGTTGTCAAAAACGAGAAGGTTCTGATATTTTGCCACAACATTGCACCAGTGAAGCTATTTGTGGAATACTTTGAGAAGTACTTTGGATGGCTAAGAGGTAGAGAAGTGTTGGTACTAACTGGGGAATTAGAACTGTTTGAAAGGGGGAAAGTAATAGACAAGTTTGAGGAACCTGGTGGAGTAGCAAAGATACTTCTTGCTTCTATTACAGCTTGTGCTGAAGGCATTAGTTTGACAGCAGCTTCACGAGTTATTATGTTGGATTCAGAGTGGAATCCTTCAAAAACCAAGCAAGCCATTGCTCGGGCCTTTCGGCCTGGTCAGCAGAAAGTTGTTTATGTGTATCAGCTTTTAGTCACAGGCTCATTGGAGGAAGATAAGTACAGAAGAACCACTTGGAAAGAATGGGTTTCAAGCATGATCTTCAGTGAGGCCTTTGTGGAAGACCCTTCTCAGTGGCAAGCTGAGAAGATTGAAGATGATATACTCAGAGAAATGGTTGCTGAAGATAGGTCTAAATCATTCCACATGATCATGAAGAATGAAAAAGCTTCTTCTACCAACAAATAA